From Anopheles coluzzii chromosome 3, AcolN3, whole genome shotgun sequence, the proteins below share one genomic window:
- the LOC120958120 gene encoding aminoacyl tRNA synthase complex-interacting multifunctional protein 1, with product MFGVTFGTVVKRILSVPRLLKMSDLQRILSNNKAAEELLESLKQELKVIKNEQIQRKIAMLQTENETLRRQVDSCLKQLVSLEVAHGKVQIPVPTPDEVRAGSGPATVKMEPVAQPPAAKESPKEQPPAKAQQQQSDSKPPKEKKPKKEKPAGGEGKPAAPSVEEPPIDVGRLDMRVGRIVEVSRHPDADSLYVEKIDCGEPNGPRTVISGLVKYVPIEEMQNRMVVALCNLKPAKMRGILSEAMVMCASTPDRVEILAPPADAVPGDLVHVEGYPRVPDSVMNPKKKIFETVAPDLKTNGELVACYKERSFVVPGKGPVKAQTLKNVQVK from the exons ATGTTTGGTGTCACCTTTGGCACAGTCGTAAAACGAATATTGTCCGTCCCGCGTTTATTGAAGATGAGTGATCTGCAGCGCATTCTATCCAACAACAAGGCAGCCGAGGAGCTGCTCGAGTCGCTGAAGCAAGAG CTgaaagtgataaaaaatgagCAAATACAACGCAAAATCGCCATGTTGCAGACGGAAAATGAAACGCTTCGCCGGCAGGTCGATTCCTGTCTGAAGCAGCTGGTTTCGCTGGAGGTGGCGCACGGAAAGGTACAGATTCCGGTCCCCACACCGGATGAAGTACGGGCTGGCAGTGGTCCAGCAACAGTAAAAATGGAACCCGTCGCACAGCCACCGGCCGCTAAGGAAAGTCCCAAGGAGCAGCCACCGGCCAaggcacagcaacagcagagcGACAGTAAACCACCGAAAGAAAAGAAGCCCAAGAAGGAAAAACCGGCCGGCGGGGAGGGTAAGCCGGCGGCGCCGTCCGTCGAAGAACCACCGATCGATGTGGGACGGTTGGATATGCGCGTTGGACGCATCGTGGAAGTTTCGCGCCATCCCGACGCGGACAGTCTGTACGTGGAGAAGATCGACTGTGGCGAGCCGAACGGTCCCCGGACGGTGATTTCCGGGCTGGTGAAGTATGTGCCGATTGAGGAGATGCAGAACCGCATGGTGGTGGCGCTGTGCAATCTCAAGCCGGCGAAAATGCGCGGCATCCTGTCGGAGGCGATGGTAATGTGTGCTTCGACGCCGGACCGGGTAGAGATTCTGGCTCCACCCGCGGACGCAGTGCCGGGCGATCTGGTACACGTGGAGGGATATCCACGCGTGCCGGATTCAGTAATGAAcccgaagaagaagatcttCGAAACGGTAGCGCCGGATTTGAAGACGAACGGTGAGCTCGTGGCGTGCTACAAGGAGCGTTCCTTTGTCGTACCTGGGAAGGGACCGGTCAAAGCACAGACGCTTAAAAATGTACAAGTAAAGTAA